The nucleotide sequence GACTATTTTATGAGAGAAATGTGTCTGGGAGTGTTTTTTTTAGCAAGGCATAAAAACCAAATTGTACGGATTATTGTACAATCCCTCCTTCCGGGAAGAGTTTTTGTACAAGATAACGTACAAAATCTGTGCACGTGCACACTTCCACATGATCAAAATTCATTAAATTTGTTTTCGTACGTTTGGATTTTTTAGATTTCAGCATCTACACGCCCTCAAACATACTTTTGATTGCCAAATTTGTTTAAAGAACCGGTTCTCACGAGCCAATTATTTCAAAGCAACTTTTTGACAAGGTGCAGCGGGTAATGGAGCAACGAGGCAAACCACGAAAAGCAAAAGTAAAATTGGCTTTTGCTTTTCGTGGAACATTCAATTGCGGTGAGTGCGGCCGTTCGATCACAGCCGAAAAGAAAATCAAGAAGTCAGGCCGCACTTACACTTATTACCGCTGCACCAAAAAAAATGTTATTTGCCATCAAAAATATCTGGAAGAACAACCACTAATTGCGCAAATCAATGAGCTTTTTCAAAAAGTGGCTTGCCACCTAAAAATTCCATACCAAAAATCCGCGAAAAAATCGCAATATCCTGATTGGCTGGGGATGAGGGATTCGAACCCCCGATCACTGGACCAAAACCAGCTGCCTTACCACTTGGCTAATCCCCAGCATAAAAGTGCTCACAAACTGAGCGTGATAAATTTAGTGAATTTGTATGTGAAAATCAATGAGAAGTGTGCCCGGGCACACTTTTTTTGTACAGGATTGTGTACAAAATCTACCGTCGTGAGCAGAAAACGTACAAAATCTACTGCCAAATTATATAATATTGTGTATATTTGTGTGGATTCGATTTGAAAAAACATAAATAAATGTAAATGATAATAAAACTAATCGTAATAATTATATATTTTATTGTGATTTTGGCTGTTTTTGTGCCGCTTTTTGTAGCGGGGCTTTCGCTTGCGCCATGGGTGCCGGCGCCGGTGGATGTGCCGGATAGAGTGAACAAACTTGCGAAGTTGAAGCCAGGTCAGGTTTTTTATGAAATAGGATGTGGGGATGCGAGAGTTTGTCATTATATAGCGTCCAAAAATCCAAAAGCAAAAGTGATTGGGATTGAGATGGCGCGGACTATGTATTTGTGGAGTCGATTTAAATGTTTTTTGAAGCCGCTTAAAAATCTGACGATTATTCATGCAAATGCGCTCAAAGTGGATCTCAGTGATGCGGATATTGTTTATTTTTATATGGTGGAGCCTGCCATAAACAACAAACTCAAACCAAAACTTTTGAAAGATTTGAAAAAAGGAGCGAGGATAATTTCGTACGCATGCAGGATACTCGAATGGAAAGGAAAGAAGATGTCGGAGCCTGGTAAATCAAGTAAGGCTGTACATGTTTATACGGTGTAATTCTTGGGATTTTCCTATTTGGTTTATCTGGGGAAAGTCGCTATATTTGATTTGTAAAACATAAACACAATATATATATGGACATTATCGATGCACTAAATTGGAGATATGCGGTCAAACAATTTGACTCGACCAAAAAAATACCGGAAGCGGAATTAGAAAAATTACTCGAAGCACTTAGGCTTTCACCTTCTTCGTA is from Candidatus Peregrinibacteria bacterium and encodes:
- a CDS encoding class I SAM-dependent methyltransferase, whose amino-acid sequence is MIIKLIVIIIYFIVILAVFVPLFVAGLSLAPWVPAPVDVPDRVNKLAKLKPGQVFYEIGCGDARVCHYIASKNPKAKVIGIEMARTMYLWSRFKCFLKPLKNLTIIHANALKVDLSDADIVYFYMVEPAINNKLKPKLLKDLKKGARIISYACRILEWKGKKMSEPGKSSKAVHVYTV